The Raphanus sativus cultivar WK10039 chromosome 2, ASM80110v3, whole genome shotgun sequence DNA segment CCATTACATGTCAATTACTTCAAACTAGTCTAGGAACTAAACttgatttttattggttatttATCTATCAAACAATCATGGAAGGACCACAAAATACACCCATATATTTGTggcaacatatatatatatatatatatatatatatatgtttagctTAAGTGAGTTCAAAGTCATGTTTCCATCGaggtttaaaattatattacatttttttgacatcaaaaaAGTGATATCACTCAATGTTACTTTGGGATCACAATGTTAAGTTATTAACTATATCTTTTGAGTCGTTATTTTAAGCCCTCTAGAAGCTTAATTCAAGAGCCAAATTGTTCTCTGACTTGTTCATTAGCACAGCCAGGTGACAAATTGGCTTTGAACTCCcaaatctttaaaaattaagatataaacaTATGTTTCCATTTTGTTAAAagatatattaaatttcttACTAGATTGTTCATAGTCCCTAGAATTTCAGTGTGTATATCTAGTTTATACTCCTAAAACTATTGCAGTCGCTGAAACGTCAAACACTAGCGTCTGACGTCTTGAggttgttttgtttggtttaagcTCTGTTCTTTTGCTGAACGCAGTGTCAGCGATGTGCGtcacaaaatataaaagaattaaaaattgACATGTCAGCAGCGGGTTAAAACAGAGAGTTGAAGGATACTAATAATTGACGCAAACGGAACATTAATGCGAAGTTGAAGACGCTGATAATTACAGTGATAATAAAAGCATGGAAAAAATCAGTTGCGGCAGTCGCCAGCGGCAACTTACTCCCGGCGCTGCGATTAAATTTTTCCATCTTGTTTATTAATTATAGCCGCTTGACGCTGCGTCCGGGTCAACTTAAAGAACAGGGCTTTAGTGCCGTTTATACGTCCACCCTTGTTTCCTTAATTTACGATAGCGTTTGGTACTTAAACTCATTAGCCTCCTCAACATTTAGATCCTAGAAAAGGTTTCAAAACGTTGCAAAAACCACCCTTCCTCTTTATCTCCGACGTCAATGTTCTCCCTCCGGTACACGAGCTCGAAAGATCTGATCTCTCGAGTTCCGATGGCTTTGGTTCGTTGTTTTTCACCACCAACACCGTTCCTTTACAGTCACAAGGTGGgtttttttcttgttggaaATGGATTCTTCAAGCGTAGCCATTCGAAAGGAGCTCGTGAAAAGAGCAGTTTCGATGTATCTTCAGTCTTTTTATGATTGTATCTGCTCCGGACACCAACTGGTATAATAGTTTCTGTTTGGAGGCAAAGCATGAGGCGGTTGATAGTCTTAGACGTGTGGACTCTTAGCTAAGAGATGTATATAGAAAGGGTGATTCCAACTTGTAAATGTGTTACTTTACAATCACTTAGACAATCAGATAAAGTTTTCAAGCTTTTCTAAAAACATGAGAAAACGAtctataaaaacatcattaccatcGTAGAACTAAGCATCTAACGTTTTTTCTTAGCTCGTTTGGAAGAAGATCTTAACGCCTCTTTTCTCAGATCATCTGGAGCTTTTGTGTCCAGAAACGGCTgcacataaaagaaaaaagagagagaacaaaATCAACACAGGTTATACAACAAGACGTGAATCTAAAGCGCCTTTAAAGCACACTTTCTTTTGCCACTGAGTTTCACCGATTTGGTTCCAAAGTTCAATCAATTTCAATCCCAACTTGGAAGAACAGAGTGGTTCTTCTTCACACTGGATTTACAACTTAACATGTATGCTAACAAGTTCATACAAACAATGGTAACATAGGAAGAAAGAAACGTGCTTTACTGTCCTATTCTCCGTTATGAatagagaggaggaggagagaagaTGATACAAACCTCGTCCTTTCTCTTTTGGAGGTCAAGAAGTTCTCGGCAATAAGAAAGACACTCGGCCTGATAAGCTGCAGCTAAATCCTTAATCAAAGCTTTCCTTTTGATGATCCCAACCACTTTCACAACAATTgacagaaagagagagagagtgtcaAGAAAGCATTTTTAGTTAGATCGATAAGATCAGAGGCAAAAACACAGAGAGCAAGCTGATGGTCAAT contains these protein-coding regions:
- the LOC108840206 gene encoding uncharacterized protein LOC108840206 → MAEEEKKRPTPEPTTLPSPPQSPPKSENSPPEKPTAPATFDPSRMVGIIKRKALIKDLAAAYQAECLSYCRELLDLQKRKDEPFLDTKAPDDLRKEALRSSSKRAKKKR